From one Leptospira paudalimensis genomic stretch:
- a CDS encoding MotA/TolQ/ExbB proton channel family protein encodes MNCFPKVPSEDELDLFFSPLERTTHWFPTIASLAMLLGLLGTVIGINTAFGEMEAQKKVSLEVLAGGIKDALNTTIAGLLVAIPSLFFHRIIENKIRYISELIAKDHTKTE; translated from the coding sequence ATGAACTGTTTCCCGAAAGTACCATCTGAAGATGAGTTGGATCTGTTTTTTTCTCCCTTAGAACGAACTACCCATTGGTTCCCAACCATAGCTTCCTTAGCCATGTTACTTGGTTTACTTGGAACAGTGATTGGGATCAACACTGCCTTTGGTGAAATGGAAGCCCAAAAAAAGGTAAGTTTGGAAGTATTGGCAGGTGGAATCAAAGATGCTTTGAATACTACTATCGCTGGGTTACTTGTAGCTATCCCTTCCTTGTTTTTCCATCGAATCATTGAGAATAAAATTCGATATATATCGGAACTGATCGCAAAAGACCATACCAAAACAGAATGA
- a CDS encoding ExbD/TolR family protein: MKLRKPKQESGIDISSLIDVLFILLIFLMLAVRFSEPTSSLSLDLPKSKTESIGNETYAFKIQIRASGDLYKDDTKMDMDKFVKTLEINSDPNKTVILEVHQHIEFGTFVTVTDILKQKNYQKIDIKTEKQ, encoded by the coding sequence ATGAAACTCAGAAAACCTAAACAAGAATCAGGAATTGATATTAGTAGTTTGATTGATGTTTTGTTTATCCTTTTAATCTTTTTAATGTTAGCTGTTCGATTTTCAGAACCAACATCATCCCTCTCATTGGATTTACCCAAATCAAAAACCGAAAGTATTGGAAATGAAACCTATGCTTTCAAAATTCAAATCAGAGCTAGTGGTGATCTATATAAGGATGATACCAAAATGGATATGGATAAATTTGTAAAAACCTTAGAGATCAATTCTGATCCAAACAAAACTGTAATCTTAGAAGTACACCAACACATCGAATTTGGAACTTTTGTTACAGTCACAGACATTTTAAAACAAAAAAATTACCAAAAAATAGACATCAAAACTGAAAAACAATGA
- a CDS encoding PAS domain-containing sensor histidine kinase yields the protein MIEQIISIGIASTLLYFAYFYHNAYRREKKLRKILFRKNLINAEEIERVIREKEKQYQDIYDTANSIIIRWSPDFRIHSVNPYAEEFFQIPKDKAEGKDLVLDLFRIPFEKSNEIKSLLWNIFHRPEQNIRQEFDVYVGLDDKRTVTWSNRILKNEFGYPHEVLSIGIDITNRKIAEENLMKSYERILDLYNNAPCGYHSLDKDNILVSINDTELDWLGYSREEIVGNFRINDLLTPSSFEKFQQIIHSFPHETLTGVELEFVRKDKSTFFVSLNSIPTYDKNGNFVISKSTVFDITDRKLAEDKLNDYSQKIQLQNKRLQKAVEAAIKANQSKSVFFSKITHELRTPLHAVIGFSQILEKDPNLPDHLKGYVNSLYENGVHLLGMINDILDLSKIEAGKMTETREKFSLIQLWDTLFSMFSYRFAEKQIHFELLKPETIENKFYEADLQKIRQILVNLLGNSLKFTNQGFVNLEIQIKQGLEPNIDLVCFTVKDSGIGIPKEQLHSIFEAFQQTEQGSSYQEGTGLGLSISHQLVDFLGGTIHVDSELNQGSTFVFELPLLRLIEIPNDLIQKSKIGPTNSKEVWHITKVDEREKEYVQDFLNSEENQFKNEILQLIKIQNFGQLLQLLGKIPSEEKGKTILLEKVKNKRYKFLIDLVQSSSL from the coding sequence ATGATAGAACAAATCATATCCATTGGAATTGCTTCTACCCTTTTGTATTTTGCATACTTTTATCATAATGCATACAGGAGGGAAAAAAAACTAAGGAAAATTTTATTCCGAAAGAATTTAATCAATGCTGAAGAAATTGAAAGAGTCATTCGCGAAAAAGAAAAACAATACCAAGATATATACGATACCGCAAATTCAATCATCATTCGTTGGAGTCCTGATTTTCGAATCCATTCTGTAAATCCCTATGCTGAAGAATTTTTTCAAATACCAAAGGACAAGGCAGAAGGAAAAGACTTAGTCCTGGATTTGTTTCGGATACCATTTGAAAAATCAAATGAAATCAAATCGTTATTATGGAACATCTTTCATCGTCCCGAACAAAACATTCGCCAAGAATTTGACGTGTATGTAGGTTTAGATGATAAAAGAACTGTTACTTGGTCCAATCGTATTTTGAAAAATGAATTCGGTTATCCACACGAAGTGTTATCAATTGGGATCGATATCACAAACAGAAAAATTGCCGAAGAGAACTTAATGAAATCCTATGAACGGATTCTGGATTTATATAATAATGCTCCTTGTGGTTATCACTCTCTAGACAAAGATAATATTCTAGTATCAATCAATGATACTGAATTGGATTGGTTGGGTTATTCAAGAGAAGAAATTGTTGGTAACTTTCGAATTAATGATTTATTAACCCCAAGTAGTTTCGAAAAATTCCAACAAATCATTCATTCATTTCCTCATGAAACTTTAACGGGAGTTGAATTAGAGTTTGTTAGAAAGGATAAATCCACCTTCTTTGTGAGTTTAAATTCTATTCCAACATATGATAAAAATGGGAATTTTGTGATTAGTAAATCGACTGTTTTTGATATCACTGACCGAAAACTCGCTGAAGATAAACTAAATGATTATTCGCAAAAAATCCAACTCCAAAACAAACGACTGCAAAAAGCAGTCGAAGCAGCGATCAAAGCGAACCAATCAAAATCAGTATTTTTTTCCAAAATCACTCATGAACTTCGAACACCATTACATGCAGTCATCGGATTCTCTCAAATCTTAGAAAAAGATCCTAATTTGCCTGACCATTTAAAAGGATATGTTAATTCCTTATACGAAAATGGTGTACATTTATTAGGAATGATCAATGATATATTAGATCTTTCTAAAATAGAAGCCGGTAAGATGACAGAGACTAGAGAAAAATTTTCTTTAATTCAATTATGGGACACATTATTTTCGATGTTTTCGTATCGATTTGCAGAAAAACAAATTCATTTTGAGCTACTAAAACCGGAAACAATTGAAAATAAATTTTATGAAGCAGACCTGCAAAAAATTAGACAAATATTAGTCAATTTACTCGGCAATTCGTTGAAATTTACTAACCAAGGATTCGTCAATTTGGAAATCCAGATTAAGCAAGGATTGGAACCTAATATTGATTTGGTTTGTTTTACTGTCAAAGACTCTGGCATTGGAATTCCTAAAGAGCAACTCCATTCTATATTTGAAGCTTTCCAACAAACAGAACAAGGTAGTTCCTACCAAGAAGGGACAGGACTTGGTCTCTCCATATCCCATCAACTAGTTGATTTTTTGGGTGGAACTATCCATGTAGACAGTGAATTGAACCAAGGTTCTACTTTTGTATTTGAATTACCTCTTCTACGGTTGATTGAAATTCCAAATGACCTCATTCAGAAATCAAAAATTGGCCCTACAAATTCTAAAGAAGTTTGGCATATAACAAAGGTTGACGAAAGAGAAAAAGAATATGTACAGGACTTCCTAAATTCAGAAGAAAATCAGTTTAAAAATGAAATTTTACAATTGATTAAAATCCAAAACTTCGGCCAATTATTACAACTACTTGGCAAAATCCCTTCGGAAGAAAAAGGGAAAACCATTTTACTCGAAAAAGTGAAGAACAAACGATACAAGTTTTTAATCGATTTGGTTCAATCTTCTTCCCTTTAA
- a CDS encoding PP2C family protein-serine/threonine phosphatase: MNSKLAAKILVVDDNETNMEIITHILLGQGYEVAVAYDGEYALELADVLDFDLILLDILLPGISGLEVAKRLLAMERHKNTPILFLSALNETSDIVKGLETGAVDYITKPFQESEILARIRTHLKIKTLEKERIDLLYAIQKDLELAKTNQEKLVTFQFPPSPLYEIYTSYKPMDLVGGDLITYDVLPSGDLDILFGDVTGHGIAAAMVSLMAIITFKTMNKSFLSPSECLYWIHNTLTPLISTHFISAIYIRYRAEENLLSYSMAGHHNMFLLRKGNIQKLGTKGFCLMMFPDQLNTSNEDIILQSGDRLFLFSDGMFEVPNEKEEYLGDQKFSELVEKNLNLPAQQFLDSISEEVLKYSEGKVADDMTMLLLEVK, translated from the coding sequence CCAAGGTTATGAAGTTGCCGTTGCATACGACGGAGAGTATGCTTTAGAACTTGCGGATGTTTTGGATTTTGATCTGATATTACTCGATATATTATTGCCAGGAATCAGCGGACTCGAAGTGGCAAAACGACTTTTGGCAATGGAACGTCATAAAAATACACCTATCCTTTTTCTCTCAGCATTAAATGAAACAAGTGATATTGTAAAAGGTTTAGAAACTGGAGCTGTTGACTACATCACAAAACCATTCCAGGAATCAGAAATTTTAGCAAGGATTCGAACCCATCTCAAAATCAAAACGTTAGAAAAGGAACGGATTGATTTATTGTATGCCATTCAAAAAGATTTGGAGTTAGCAAAAACAAACCAAGAAAAACTGGTAACATTTCAATTCCCTCCATCTCCCTTGTATGAAATTTATACATCCTATAAACCTATGGATTTAGTTGGTGGGGATTTGATTACCTACGATGTCCTTCCTTCAGGAGATTTGGATATATTATTTGGTGATGTAACTGGTCATGGCATCGCCGCGGCAATGGTATCTCTAATGGCAATCATAACATTCAAAACAATGAACAAATCATTTTTGTCACCTAGCGAATGTTTATATTGGATTCACAACACACTCACTCCTTTAATTAGTACACATTTCATCAGTGCTATCTATATTCGTTACCGTGCTGAGGAAAACTTACTTTCTTATTCGATGGCAGGCCACCATAACATGTTTTTACTTCGAAAAGGAAATATTCAAAAATTGGGTACAAAAGGTTTTTGTCTAATGATGTTCCCAGATCAGTTGAATACAAGTAATGAAGACATCATACTACAATCCGGTGATCGATTGTTTTTATTTTCAGATGGTATGTTTGAAGTACCAAATGAAAAAGAAGAATATTTAGGAGATCAAAAATTTTCGGAACTTGTTGAAAAAAATCTCAATTTACCAGCTCAACAATTTTTAGATTCGATTTCGGAAGAAGTGCTAAAGTATTCCGAAGGAAAAGTTGCAGATGATATGACAATGTTATTACTTGAAGTAAAATGA